In Aegilops tauschii subsp. strangulata cultivar AL8/78 chromosome 3, Aet v6.0, whole genome shotgun sequence, one genomic interval encodes:
- the LOC109733992 gene encoding uncharacterized protein, whose translation MANLPTHATNADASGFKLFGQVIQPDAHRSAPASTSVSTGQSAAAPPPQPPPPPPSTTQPAAVGGEPLPCPRCGSRETKFCYFNNYNVRQPRHLCRACRRYWTAGGALRRVATASPGRRRPRPSARSAAAAASATASASEEGAAAESVDSRS comes from the coding sequence ATGGCGAACCTCCCCACCCACGCCACCAACGCGGACGCCTCCGGCTTCAAGCTCTTCGGCCAGGTCATCCAGCCCGACGCCCACCGCTCCGCCCCCGCCTCCACCTCCGTCTCCACGGGACAGAGCGCCGCGGCCCCGCCGcctcagcctcctcctcctcccccgtcGACGACGCAGCCGGCCGCGGTCGGGGGCGAGCCGTTGCCATGCCCGCGGTGCGGGAGCAGGGAGACCAAGTTCTGCTACTTCAACAACTACAACGTGCGGCAGCCGCGCCACCTCTGCCGCGCCTGCCGCCGCTACTGGACGGCCGGCGGCGCGCTCCGCCGCGTCGCCACCGCGTCCCCGGGCCGCCGCAGGCCTCGGCCCAGCGCCCGAtcggccgccgccgcggcctcggCCACCGCCTCCGCCTCCGAGGAAGGGGCAGCAGCGGAGAGCGTTGACTCGCGGTCGTAG